The Achromobacter spanius genome includes the window TCGTTTCGCCCCGCCGAAGATGCGCCGGTGGTGCAACGGCTGCGCGCGGCGGGCGCGGTCATCGTGGGCAAGACCAACATGCATGAACTGGCCTTTGGCGTGTCGGGCTACAACACCGCGTTTCCCGGCCCTTTGGGCGATGGCACGCGCAACGCCTACGACCACAGCCGCATCGCCGGGGGCTCGTCGTCCGGCAGCGGCACGGCGGTGGGCGCGCGCCTGACGCCCGCCGCGCTGGGCACGGACACGGGCGCGTCGGTGCGCCTGCCCGCGTCGGTGAACGGGGCCGCGGGTTTCCGGCCATCGGTCGGGCGTTACGACGGCGCGGGCATCACGCCGATTTCACATACGCGCGACACCCCGGGGCCCATCGCCAACAGCATGGAAGACATCGTGCTGCTGGACGCGGTGCTGGCCAATGACACCACGCCGCTTGCCGTCCTGTCCCCAGAAAACATGCGCTTGGGACTGGCCAGCTATTTCTGGACCGACCTGGAACCCCAGGTGCGCGACGTCACTTACGCCGCGCTGCAAAAGCTGCGCGACGCGGGCGTGCAACTGATAGAGATCGACATGCCCGAGCTGCCGGCCGCGAACGCGGCGGTGGGCATGCCGCTATGCCTGTACGAACAAAAGCCCGACCTGACCGCCTACCTGCAACGCTATGGCACGGGCGTGAGCTTTGACGAGGTGGTGGCGCAGATATCCAGCCCCGACGTCAAAGGCATCTTCGAAGGCTTGATCGTGCCCGGCGTGCTGCCCACGCCGGACGGCCAGGTGCTGGCGCTGCAACCGCTGTACGAGCGCGTTATCGCGGAACAACGCGATGAACTCATCGACGTTTATCGCCGCGCGTTCCAGGAACACCAGCTTGACGGCCTGCTCTTTCCCACGGTGCCGATCCTGCCGCTGGCGGCCACGCCGGAAGCCAGCAGCTTCGAGGCGTTCAGCCAGTTGGCCCGCAATGTGGACCCCGGCAGCAACGCCGGCCTGCCGGGCTTGAGCGTGCCGGCCGGGCTGTCGAAAGAAGGGCTGCCGGTGGGCCTGGAAATCGACGGGCTGCCGGGCGCGGACCGAACGGTGCTGGCGATCGGGCTGACCGTGGAACGCATCCTGGGCCGCATTGCCCCGCCGAAGCCATAGGCAGGAATAGGCGGCGATGGTTGGGAATAGGCGCCACAGGCGCCAAGGGCGCCAATTGCCAGGGCCGGCGCTTAGCCCCGAAGGGCCAGCGCCTTAGCGCGGAAGGCCGGCGCCTTAGCCCAAATTGGGCGCCAGCGTGCGCTTCAGGTCTTCGATGCTGCGGCCGCTGCGCTTGGCGTAGTCCTCCAGCTGGTCTTCGCCGATCACGCCCACGTTGAAGTACTGCGAGTCGGGGTGGCTGAAGTAAAAGCCGGACACGCTGGACGCGGGGTACATGGCGTAGCTGTCGGTCAGCATCATGCCGATGTCGCTGCCGTCCAGCACGCGGAACATGTCGGTCTTGACCACGTGTTCCGGGCAGGCCGGGTAGCCGGGCGCGGGACGGATGCCCACGTATTTCTCGGCAATCATGTCTTCGTTGGACAGGGCCTCGTCGGGCGCATAGCCCCACAGGTCCTGGCGCACGCGGGCATGCAGGCACTCGGCGAAGCCTTCGGCCAGGCGGTCGGCCAAGGACTTCAACATGATGCTGGAATAGTCATCCAGCGCCTTCTCGAATTCCGCTTCCTTTTTCTCGATGCCGATGCCCGCCGTCACGGCGAACATGCCGATGTAGTCCATCTTGCCCGACGACTTGGGCGCGATGTAGTCCGACAGTGACTTGTTGCTGACGCCCTCGCGCTTGGCGCCCTGCTGGCGCAGGTTGCGATACGTGAACAGCACTTCGCTGCGCGTTTCGTCCTTGTAGATTTCGATGTCTTCGTCGTTGACGCTGTTGGCCGGGTAGAAGCCCACCACGCCGTTGGCGGTCAGCCAGCGGCCTTCGACGATGCGCTTCATCATGGCCAGGCCGTCGGCGTAGACCTTGCGCGCCTGCTCGCCCACGACCTTGTCGTCAAGAATGGCGGGGAACGGGCCGAACAGGCTCCACGTCTGGAAGAACGGCCCCCAATCCACGTACTTCACGATCTCGGCCAGGTCATAGCTCTTGAACGTGCGGCGGCCGATGAACTTCGGGCGCGGCGGCGTGTAGTTGTCCCAATCGATCACGGGACGCGAGGCGCGCGCGTCCGCCAGCGGCAGAATCGGCGTGGCCTTGCGGTTGGCGTGGCGGCGGCGCACGTCCTCGTATTCCTGGGCCAGGTCGGCCAGGTAGGTTTCGGATTGGTCCGACATCAGGTTGGTGGCGACACCCACCGAACGGCTGGCGTCGGGCACATAGATGACCGGGCCGTCGTAGTTGGGCGCGATCTTCACGGCGGTGTGCACGCGGCTGGTGGTGGCGCCGCCGATCATCAGCGGCAGCTTGCGGCTGCGGAAGTAGTCGTCGCGCTGCATTTCGCTGGCCACGTAGGCCATTTCTTCCAGGCTGGGCGTGATCAGGCCGGACAGGCCGACGATGTCGGCGTTTTCTTCCTTGGCTTTTTCCAGAATCTGCGCGCAGGGCACCATCACGCCCATGTTCACGACTTCGAAGTTATTGCACTGCAAGACCACCGACACGATGTTCTTGCCGATGTCGTGCACGTCACCCTTGACGGTGGCGATAACGATCTTGCCCTTGGCGCGCACGTCGCCGCCGGCCGCCGCGATCTGGCGTTTTTCTTCTTCGATGAAGGGAATCAAATGGGCCACGGCCTGCTTCATGACGCGGGCCGATTTCACCACTTGCGGCAAGAACATCTTGCCTTCGCCGAACAGGTCGCCCACGACGTTCATGCCGTCCATCAGCGGGCCTTCGATGACTTCGATGGGGCGGCCGCCCCGGTCGAAGATCTTCTGGCGCACTTCTTCGGTGTCTTCCACGATGAACGTGGTGATGCCGTGCACCAGCGCGTGCGACAGGCGCTGCTCGACGTCCGCCTTGCGCCAGGTCAGGTCTTCTTCGCGCTTGGCGCCGGAGCCCTTCACGCTGTCGGCAAACTGCACCAGGCGTTCGGTGGGCGTGCGTTCGTCGTCGGGCTCGGTCTTGCCCACGGGGTTGGGGCGGTCCAGCACCACGTCTTCAACCAGGTCACGCAACTTGGGATCCAGGTCAGCGTACACGCCGAGTTGGCCGGCGTTGACGATGCCCATCGTCATGCCTTCCTTGACCGCGTAATACAGGAACACGGTGTGAATGGCTTCACGCATGGGCTCGTTGCCACGGAACGAGAAGCTGACGTTGGAGACGCCGCCCGAGATGCGGGCGTGCGGGAGGTTGTCGCGGATCCAGCGGGTGCCTTCAATGAAGTCCACCGCGTAGTGGTTGTGTTCGTCGATACCGGTGGCGACCGCGAAAACGTTCGGGTCAAAAATGATGTCTTCCGGCGGGAAGCCTTCTTCCTCGACCAGGATCTTGTACGCGCGGCCGCAGATTTCCTTGCGGCGTTCCAGCGTGTCGGCCTGGCCCAGTTCGTCAAAAGCCATGACGACCACGGCCGCGCCGTAGCGGCGGCACAGGCGCGCGTGATGGCGGAAGGGCTCGATCCCTTCCTTCATGGAAATGGAGTTCACCACCGCCTTGCCCTGCACGCACTTCAGGCCGGTTTCGATGACTTCCCACTTGGAACTGTCGATCATGACCGGCACGCGCGCGATGTCGGGCTCGGACGCAATCAGGTTCAGGAAGCGGTGCATGCAGGCCACCGAATCCAGCATGGCCTCGTCCATGTTGATGTCGATGATCTGCGCGCCGTTCTCAACCTGCTGGCGGGCCACGGCAAGCGCCTCGTCGTACTTTTCCTCGCGGATCAGGCGGGCGAACATCTTGCTGCCCGTCACGTTGGTGCGTTCGCCCACGTTGACGTACAGCGTGTCTTCGTCGATGTTCAGCGCTTCCAGGCCCGACAGGCGCGTCTTGACCGGAATGTCGGGCACGACGCGCGGCGTCAGCGACGCGACCTTGTCGGCAATGGCGCGAATGTGGTCGGGCGTGGTGCCGCAACAGCCACCCGACATGTTCACCAAGCCCGCGCGGGCAAATTCTTCCAGCAGCGCGGACGTGTCGGCGGGCGTTTCGTCAAAGCCGGTTTCGGCCATGGGGTTGGGCAGGCCGGCGTTGGGATACACGCAGACGTAGGTGTCGCAGATCTTGGACAGCTCGGCCACATAGGGCCGCATCAGCGCCGCGCCCAGCGCGCAGTTCAGGCCGATGGTGACGGGGCGCGCATGGCGCACGGAGTTCCAGAAGGCTTCAACCGTCTGGCCCGACAGGATGCGGCCGGAAGCGTCGGTGACGGTGCCCGAGATCATCACGGGCAGACGGATGCCGCGCGCTTCGAACACTTCTTCGGTGGCGAAGATGGCGGCCTTGGCATTCAGCGTGTCGAAAATGGTTTCGATCAGGACGATGTCGATGCCGCCGTCCAGCAAACCGTTCAACTGCTCTATATAGGCCACGCGCAATTCGTCGAACGTGACGTTGCGGGCGCCGGGGTCGTTCACGTCGGGCGAGATCGACGCGGTCTTGGGCTGCGGGCCCAGGGCGCCGGCCACGAAGCGCGGCTTGTCCGGCGTGCTGTAGGCGTCACAGGCTTCGCGCGCCAGTTGCGCGGACACCCGATTCAGTTCGTAGGCCAGTTCCGGCAGGTCGTAGTCGCCCTGCGCGATGGTGGTGGCGCCAAAGGTGTTGGTCTCGATGACGTCGGCGCCCGCTTCCAGATACTGGCGGTGGATCTCGGAGATGACGTCGGGGCGCACCAGCGACAGCAGTTCGTTATTGCCCTTGACGTCCTTGCCGTGGTCCGCGAAACGCTCGCCCCGGAAGTCGGCCTCGCCCAGCTTGTAGCGCTGGATCATGGTGCCCATGGCGCCGTCCAGGATCAGGATGCGCTTGCCCAGCAGACGGGCGAATTCGCCGCCCTGGGTATAGGCTTCGGGCGGGTACGGCAGGCGGGGATATGACACGGGCAAGTCCGGATAAAGTGGCCAACGGCGGCGCGGATGTGGCTAAAAAGCGAAAAACGCCGGAAAAACAAGCCCTGATCGTAACAAAACGGGGTCTCTCGCGGCCTCGGGTGATACAGTTTCGGCCCCGAACCGGTGCTTTCGGCGCATTGGGCTGGCAAGAACGCAACACTTGCTGGTTCGCGTGCGAAAGGTAAACGGGAAACAGGAAGACGCCCACCCGGGCCGCCGCCGCCTTGCCACACAGCAGGCTGCCGGCAGGCCCCGCGTCCAGCCTGTGCTGCCCCCGCAACGGTCCCCATGCGCGCATTGCGCCCATGGCAGCCCGATACCGGCCAGTTCGATCGCCAGGAAGTCCATCGCCGCCACCCAGGCCAGCCTGGTTTGCCGTGGCGCGGGGCATCCTCCCATCGTGTTTGGCCTGCGGGGTCGCGGGTCGCATCGAGGTTACGTAGATGAAAGCCCGCTCTATCCGGCGTTACGCCGGCGCCCTGCTCTGTTCCGCTCCGGCCATCGCCGCCGCTCAGCAAGCTGCCTCCCCCACCCCTGAACTCGACACGGTCACCGTCACCGCCCAACGCGTGCCGACCGACGGCCGCACGCTGCCGGTGTCCATTTCGGTGATCAGCGCCGAAGACATCGCCGCCAGCAGCGCCCGCACCATGCAGGACCTGCTGTCGACCCAGGCCGGCATCAACCTGATCAACACCAGCAGCTCTAGCGACAACGCAATTGTCGACCTGCGCGGCTTCGGCATCACGGGCGCCAGCAACACGCTGATCCTGATCGATGGCGTCAAGCAGAACACCAACGACCTGTCGGCCCCCAGCCTGGGCGTGGTGCCGCTGGACCAGGTGGAGCGCGTGGAAATCGTGCGCGGCAGCGGCTCGGTGCAATACGGCGGCGGCACGACCGGCGGCGTCATCAACATCATCACCAAGTCCGATTTCTCGAAAGAGCCGGTGACGGCCCGCGCCACCGCCACGTTCGGCAGCTACGGCCTGCGCCAGTACGACGCCGCGGTCGCCTTGAACAACCAGAAGGTCGGCGTAGACGCCTACATGCAGTCGCTGCACAGCGACGGCTACCGCGACCACAGCGGCGAACGCCGCGAAGGCGGCGGCGCCGGCATCACGCTGCGCCACGACAACGGCTCGATCCGCCTGTACGGCCGCACCACCACGCAAAAGCTGGAACTGCCCGGCCCGCGCCTGATCAGTCCGTCGACCGGCGTAAACGAATTCCAGGACGACCCGCGCGGCGCGAAGAACGATGTGGATTACGTCAAGACCACGTCCAGCACCTTCGGCCTGCAAGTGGAGCAAGCCATTGGCGTGGGCATGCTGTACGCCGACCTGTCCACCCGCGAAAAGAAGCTGAACGGTCTGTCTTTCGACGGCTTTGGCGACACCCTGCGTGACCAGAAGCTGGAAGAGAACATCGCCAGCGTGCGCTATCGCCTGCCGATCAACGGCGGCCACAGCATCGTCTTCGGCGCCGACGCGCAGGAATCCAAGACCACCGCCGACCAGAACGCCTACTACGACTTCGAACCGTCGAAGTGGCAGTCGCGCCAGCACCAATACGGCCTGTTCGCCGAAGGCCTGATCCGCGCCACCGACAGCACCACCGTGACGGCCGGCGTGCGCCGCCAGTACGCCTCGGACGACCTGGAAGTGCTGAGCGGGTCGGGCACCGCGTCGGACCGCAGCAACCACCTGACCGCCTGGCAGTTGGGCGTGCGCCAGGAACTGTCCGCCGGCTTCGGCCTGTACGGCAAGGTCGGCCGCAGCTTCCGCCTGCCCAACGCCGACGAACTGCTGTCGGTGCAAAGCCCGCTGGCCCCGCAAACGTCCACCGACAAGGAAATCGGCGTGACGTGGCAAGGGCAGGCCAGCAGCGCCCGCCTGTCGTACTTCCGCTATGACCTCACCAACGAAATCCAGTACAACCCGCTGGCCGACGGCATGTGGGGCCCGGGCACCGGCGCCAATACCAACCTGGATCCGACCCGCCGCCAAGGCATTGAACTGGAAGGCCGCACCGCCGTGTCCAGCAGCGTCACGCTGGATGCCAACCTGACCTGGATGGAAGCGCAATTCCGCTCGGGCACCTACGCGGGCGTGGACCTGGCCGGCAAGACCGTGCCGCTGGCGCCCAAGTGGCTGGCCAACGCCGGCGTGACCTGGCGCCCCACCGATGCGTTCCTGTGGAATGTGTCGGCGCAGTACGTGGGCAAGTCGCGCATGGACAACGACCAGGCCAACCAGTTCGATAAGGAACTGGACGCCTATGTGCTGTTCAACACCAAGGTGGCCTACAAGTTCACGCGCAACATCGAAGGCGCCATCGGCGTGAACAACATCTTCGATCGCCAGTACGCCACCTACGGCATACGCGGCGGCAATGCGTCGTTCGAAATGCTGGGGCCGGTTGCCAACTACAACCTGTACCCGGCGCCGGGCCGCAATTTCTACGCATCGCTCACGCTGCGCTATTGATGGCGGACATCCGATATAGTCGGCGTTCTTCGCTGACCCTATCGGCTCTTGCATGACGTTCGCACGCGCATTGCCCCGGCCCTGCCCGGGGCGGTTCCTGAAGTGGTCCCTGGGCCTTCTGCTGGCCCAGGGCGCCCTGCTGGCTTCGGCGGCGACCATGGCCGCGCCCTCGGTCGCAGCGTCGGCCGCAGCCTCGGCCACTACCCCTGCCGCAGCGCCCGCCGTCACGGCCATCCACACGCAAGACGACAAGGGCCGCCCGGTTTCCCTGGCCGCGCCCGCGCGCCGCGCCATCACGCTGGCCCCGCATGCGACTGAACTGGTTTACGCCGCCGGCGCGGGCGACTATCTGGCCGCCACCATCCGCGGCAGCGACTACCCCCCGGCCGCGCGCCAGGTGCCCGTGATCGGCGACGGCACGCAACCCGACGCCGAGCGCGTGGCCGCCGTCCGCCCCGACCTGCTGATCGCCTGGCAACCCACCGCCGCGCAACCTGTCGTGCGCGTCATGGACAAGCTGGGCGTGCCGGTGTTCTACAGCGACCCCTTGACGCTGGCCGCCATTCCCGACGCGGTGGAACGCATGGGGGTGTTGTTCGGCACCCAGGCACAAGCCCAGCCGGCCGCCGCGCAACTGCGCGCGCGCCTGGCCGCCCTGACCGCTCGCTACGCCGGACGCCGGCCCGTGCGCGTCTTCATCCAGGCGGGGCTGGACCCGATCTACACCTTGAATGACAGCAGCATCGTCAGCGACGCGCTGCGCATCTGCGGTGGCGTCAACGTCTTTGGCCAAGCGCCCATCGTGGCCCCCCAGGTCAGCCTGGAAGGCGTGCTGGCGGCCCGGCCCGAGGCCGTGCTGGCGGGCGTGAGCCGGCCTGAAGACACCGCCCGCAACCTGGCCGCGTGGCAGGCGCTGGGGCTGCCCGCCGCCCGCCTGGGGCACGTGTACGGCGTGGATGCCGACGCGCTGTATCGGCCGGGGCCGCGCCTGATCGACGCGGCCGAGGCAATCTGCGCCGACCTGGACCGGCTGCGCTGATCGGTTTTTGCTGATCCGTCCTTGGTAATCCGTTCTTGGTAATCCGTTCCTGGTGATCCGTTCTTGCTGCTCCGTTCCTGGCAATTGCCGCAACCCTTGAAAAACGGAACGCGGCTTCCCAGGGACTTCCGCATGCGGCGCGACATCGTGCTTTATCATTCGCAAAAGCCTCTCAGTCAGCCTCCGCGGGCATCGCTGTGCGCACCCGCCCTTTGAAACACCGCCATGACCACACAAGACACTCTCACCATCGCCGGACGCGCCTATTCGTCGCGCCTGCTCGTCGGCACCGGCAAGTACAAGGACTTTGAACAGACCCGCGCGGCGCTGGACGCCAGCGGCACGGAAATCGTCACCGTCGCCATCCGCCGCACCAACATCGGCCAGAACGCGGGCGAACCGAACCTGCTGGACTACGTCCCGCCGTCCAAATTCACGCTGCTGCCCAACACCGCCGGCTGCTACAGCGCCGATGACGCCGTGCGCACGCTGCGCCTGGCGCGCGAACTGCTGGACGGCCACGATCTCGTCAAGCTGGAAGTGCTGGGCGACCCGCACACGCTGTTCCCGAACATGCCTGAAACCCTGAAGGCCACCAAGACGCTGGTCGACGAAGGCTTCAAGGTCATGGTCTATTGCACCGACGACCCCATCCAGTGCCGCATGCTGGAAGACATGGGCGCCGTGGCGGTGATGCCGCTGGCGTCCCTGATCGGCTCGGGCATGGGCATCCTGAACCCCTGGAACCTGCGCCTGATCATCGACCAGGCCCGCGTGCCGGTCGTCGTGGACGCCGGCGTGGGCACCGCGTCCGACGCCGCCATCGCCATGGAACTGGGTTGCGACGCCGTGCTGATGAACACCGCCATCGCCGCCGCGCAAGACCCGATCCTGATGGCCAGCGCCATGAAGAAGGGCGTGGAAGCCGGCCGCGAGGCCTTCCTGGCCGGCCGCATGCCCAAGAAGCTGTACAGCGGCGCGCCCAGCTCGCCCACCGAAGGGCTGATCACCGGCGGCCCGGGCGCAACGAAATGAGTTCGCGCCAACAGGACGGCAACGCCCGTCCCATTCCCAACGCGCTGACCATCGCCGGCGTCGACCCGTCCGGCGGCGCCGGCATCCTGGCCGACGTCAAGGCCATGAGCGCGCTGGGCGCCTATGGCTGCGCCATCATCGCGGCGCTGACGGCGCAGAACACCAAGGGCGTCACCGGCATCTCGGCCGTGCCGCCCGCTTTCGTGGGCTTGCAGATCGACACGCTGTTCGCCGACGTGCGCATCGATGCGGTCAAGATCGGCATGCTGGGCCAGTACCCGGTGATTGAGGTCGTGGCCGAGAAACTGGCCAAGTGGACCCCGGCGCATGTGGTGTTGGACCCGGTCATGGTGGCCAAAAGCGGCGACCTGCTGCTGGAGAACGACGCCGTGGGCGCCATGCGCGAGGCGCTGCTGCCGCAATGCACGATGCTGACGCCCAACCTGCCCGAAGCCGGAGTGCTGCTGGAAGAACGGCCGGTGGAAACCGTCAAGGAAATGCGGCGCGTGGCCGAACGCCTGCGCAACAAGCTGGCGCATTCGGGCGAACGCTGGGTGCTGGTCAAGGGCGGCCATCTGCCCGGCAACGAAACCATCGACCTGCTGCACGACGGCGACCGCATGATCGAGCTGCCCGGCCACCGCATTGAAACGGCCAATACCCACGGCACGGGCTGCACGCTGTCGGCGGCGCTGGCGGCCTTGTTGCCCCAAATTGGGGACGTACCTGAGGCCGCTCGCCGCGCCAAGGCGTATCTGACCGAAGCCATCCGCCACGCCGAGCGCCTGTCGGTGGGATCGGGCCACGGCCCGGTGCATCACTTCCACGCCTGGTGGTAGGCGCGTAGACCAAGCCTGCTTTTTGCCAGAGACCTCGCGGCGCTTTTCGAAGCGCCGCGTTCATTTCCACGGCCGAATTCGCGGCGCGGCCCGGCCTGAAACAGGTGCCTGCGGCGCGTGCCGTCACAGGACGCTACGAATCGGTACAATGGCCGGCTGATTCCTCTGTTTTTTCCTGACCGTCATGAACGCTTCGACCCTGCCCGACGTAGAACAAGCCCGCTTCAATATGGTGGAACAGCAGATCCGCCCTTGGGACGTCCTGGACGCCAACGTGCTGCAAGCGCTGTTCGATGTGCGCCGCGAACAATTCGTTCCGCCGGCCCTGCGCGCCCTGGCGTTTTCCGACCTGGAACTGCCGCTTGAAATCAATGCGGTCAACACCCGCCAGACCATGCTCGCCCCCAAGGTCGAAGCGCGTCTGGCGCAAGAACTGCAATTGACCAAGTCCGACTGCGTGCTGGAAATCGGCACCGGTTCCGGCTACCAGGCCGCGCTGCTGGGCTATCTGGCCCAACAGGTGACCTCGGTTGAAATCGACAGCCGCCTGGTGACGTTCGCGCAGCAGAACCTGCAAATGAACAACGTCACCAACGTCAAGGTCGAAACCGGCGACGCCCGCAACGGCTGGGGCTCCACCGAATACGACGCCATCCTGGTAACGGGTTCGGTGCCGGTCGTGCCGGACGCGCTGAAGTACCAATTGCGCGTGGGCGGCCGCCTGGTCGTGATCGTGGGTCAGGCTCCCGTCATGACGGCCTGTCGCATCACCCGCACCACCGCCGCCAGCTTCGAAACGGTGAACCTGTTCGAAACCCTGATCAAGCCGCTGCGCGGCGTTGCGGTGTCGCAGTTCAAGTTCTAAACCCTCTCCCTGCCGCCCCGCGCCCGCCCTGCATCGGGGCCAGCGCATTCCGGGGCGGCCCGGCGTATCGTTGAAAATCATGCGCGTCCGACTGCTTACGGCTTTACTGGTATTTACCTGCGCCGCAAGCGTCGGGCCGTCACCCGCGTTCGCGCAGAACCTGATCCAGGTCTGGCAAGCCGCGCTGGGCAATGACCCGACCTACGCCGCCGCCCGCGCCAACTATCGCGCCGGGCTGGAAAAAGAACCCCAAGCCCGTTCGCTGCTGCTGCCGCTGATCACGGCGGAAGCCGGCGGCGCCTACCAGGAAACGCGCAGCACGCGCGGCCTGGGCGTGTCGTATAGCGGCGGGCGCGGCGTCTGGGATCTGGCGCTGACCCAGCCTCTGTTTGATTGGGGCCGCTGGCAGAACTACGAACAGTCCAAGCTGATCGTTGCCGATGTCGAGGTGCAACTACAGCAGGCCTATCAAGACTTGCTGCTGCGCGTGGCCGATGCGTATTTCAATGTGCTTTATGCGCAAGACGCGCTGACCGCCACCGAGGCCGAGAAGGCCGCCGTGGCCGGGCAGTTGGAGTCGGCGAAGCGCAATTTCGAGCTGGGCAATTCCACGGTCACCGACACGTATGAAGCGCAGGCGCGCTACGACCTGGTGGTGGCGCAGGAACTGCGCCTGCAGAACGATCTGGACGTGCGCCGCGACGAGCTCGCCAAGATCATCGGCTCACCGCCTGGCGCGCTGGCCGAGCTGCCCTACGGCGTGCAATTGCCCGCGCCCCAACCCGCGCGCGTCAACGACTGGAGCACGCAAGCCGAGTCGTCCAGCCTGGAAGTGCTGCGCGCGCAGCTGCTGACCCGCATCGCGGGGCGAGAGATCCAGATCGCCAAGAGCGGCCACTACCCCAGCCTGAACCTGCGCGCCACCAGCGGCAGCGCCAGCGACGCGGTCATGCGCAATGCCGCGCCGGGCAAGCCGATCGACAACACGGTGGGCGTGGTGCTGTCCATTCCGCTGTATTCGGGTGGCGGCGTGTCGTCGCAAGTGACCGAAAAGGTGCAGTTGGAACAGAAGGCC containing:
- a CDS encoding protein-L-isoaspartate O-methyltransferase family protein, whose amino-acid sequence is MNASTLPDVEQARFNMVEQQIRPWDVLDANVLQALFDVRREQFVPPALRALAFSDLELPLEINAVNTRQTMLAPKVEARLAQELQLTKSDCVLEIGTGSGYQAALLGYLAQQVTSVEIDSRLVTFAQQNLQMNNVTNVKVETGDARNGWGSTEYDAILVTGSVPVVPDALKYQLRVGGRLVVIVGQAPVMTACRITRTTAASFETVNLFETLIKPLRGVAVSQFKF
- a CDS encoding TolC family outer membrane protein; the encoded protein is MRVRLLTALLVFTCAASVGPSPAFAQNLIQVWQAALGNDPTYAAARANYRAGLEKEPQARSLLLPLITAEAGGAYQETRSTRGLGVSYSGGRGVWDLALTQPLFDWGRWQNYEQSKLIVADVEVQLQQAYQDLLLRVADAYFNVLYAQDALTATEAEKAAVAGQLESAKRNFELGNSTVTDTYEAQARYDLVVAQELRLQNDLDVRRDELAKIIGSPPGALAELPYGVQLPAPQPARVNDWSTQAESSSLEVLRAQLLTRIAGREIQIAKSGHYPSLNLRATSGSASDAVMRNAAPGKPIDNTVGVVLSIPLYSGGGVSSQVTEKVQLEQKARHDFETARRQAIQAARQYYTGVTSGLARIQALEAGEKSSRAAVEANRTGYEVGVRINLDVLNAQQQLYATQRDLALARYSTVLSGLRLKATSGILAETDLEAINRLLREPR